Proteins encoded by one window of Panicum virgatum strain AP13 chromosome 7N, P.virgatum_v5, whole genome shotgun sequence:
- the LOC120682748 gene encoding uncharacterized protein LOC120682748 has translation MEQTERGKQRMLEFAKELENMPDDEPCFSEEDRAGWRHFKNKFPGYIRWIADGNVIFRPTPPPSDTHEEDLTAEQMEECLTGHEICPQARHFAALALKHYNSKRVHKFVMATVLLSKCFTEHDGVTYGHVNFTAAPQGQVTSLATKRLFFAELMLVPELQMDETAEPMRVVNVCTIDGSCYGGCHLIKRDIKKSIRNKMDYDRCHACSDRIKHPKGDQFIGGHNSTRMPYYSAFPCVNKK, from the exons ATGGAGCAGACAGAGAGGGGGAAGCAGCGGATGCTCGAATTCGCCAAGGAGCTGGAGAATATGCCGGATGACGAGCCTTGTTTCTCCGAGGAGGATCGGGCCGGATGGcgccacttcaagaacaagttCCCGGGATACATTCGCTGGATCGCCGATGGCAATGTGATCTTCCGCCCCACACCGCCACCAAGTGATACGCA TGAAGAAGACTTGACCGCTGAGCAGATGGAAGAATGCCTTACTGGCCATGAGATTTGCCCTCAGGCACGCCACTTTGCCGCCCTTGCCCTCAAGCACTACAACTCCAAGAGAGTG cataagttTGTGATGGCAACTGTTCTTCTATCCAAGTGTTTCACTGAGCATGATGGTGTGACGTATGGCCATGTCAACTTCACAGCAGCTCCACAGGGTCAGGTGACGTCACTTGCAACCAAGAGGTTGTTTTTCGCTGAGCTCATGCTGGTTCCAGAACTGCAGATGGATGAGACTGCTGAGCCTATGCGGGTTGTCAATGTGTGCACCATAGATGGTTCTTGTTATG GTGGGTGCCACCTGATAAAACGGGATATTAAGAAATCAATAAGGAATAAGATGGACTACGACCGTTGTCATGCCTGCAGTGATCGCATTAAACACCCAAAAGGTGATCAGTTCATTGGTGGACATAACTCTACTAGAATGCCATACTACAGCGCATTCCCGTGTGTCAACAAAAAGTAG
- the LOC120681858 gene encoding protein FAR1-RELATED SEQUENCE 5-like, which produces MKDFQKTEIMAMEGVGIRKHVIMDVLQCRYGGYGKVGIIRKDAYNFSSRYKRSRIADGDAMAVLGLMQSRQKDDPDFYYGYQMDSDGHLKTMFWCDSQSRMDYQSFGDVVIFDSTYRMNRCFSSV; this is translated from the exons ATGAAGGATTTCCAGAAAACAGAGATCATGGCAATGGAAGGAGTTGGAATCCGTAAGCATGTCATCATGGATGTTCTTCAATGCAGATATGGTGGATATGGTAAAGTCGGCATCATTAGGAAGGATGCATACAACTTCTCTTCTAGGTACAAGAGATCAAGGATAGCTGATGGTGATGCAATGGCAGTGTTAGGTCTGATGCAGAGTAGGCAGAAGGATGATCCTGATTTTTATTATGGTTACCAAATGGATAGTGATGGACACCTGAAGACCATGTTTTGGTGTGATAGCCAATCTCGTATGGACTATCAATCATTTGGTGATGTCGTCATCTTTGATAGTACTTACCGGATGAACAG GTGCTTCTCTAGCGTATAA